TGTGGCACAAGTTAAAACATAAAAAAAACAATAAAACAGATACGCAAGCAAGTACTTTTAACAGTAAACAATTGTTTTTAGATTTGAAAAGTGCCTTAGTGGGTACTGAACGACAAGAACAACAAAAAAGTATCGATCCCGAAAATCCCAACTTACAAGGTATTGACAAAGCACAACAGCAACGCAGTGGTAACAATATGTTGTTATCCGTTGGCGCGGTTGGTTTGGCCGCGCTAGGTATGGTCTCACCTGCATTTTATTTATTAGGCAGTGCAGCGGTCATTTACTTAGGGCGACATGTGTATCAACTGGTTTGGCAAGATATTAAGCGCGGTCATATCATCAGTGTTTATTTAGTATCCAGCTTATTGGTGCTGGGCATGATTGCGACGGGACAGTTATTGTATTCGGCAATAGCCGCCGTGTTGAGTGGCTTCATGGTGCGGCTGATCAAAAACGCAGAAAATAATTCGCAACAACGATTAATCAATGTTTTTTCTGAGCATCCCACCCAAGTCTGGATAGAAAAAGAAGGGATAGAAATAGAAATAGAGTTTGCCGACATTCAGCTAGGCGATATTGTGATTGTACAAGCCGGCGAGATCATCCCGGTGGATGGTGAAATTCGACATGGCTTTGCCAGCATTGATCAACATATTCTTACTGGCGAAAGTCAACCCGTAGAACGTGGCATCGGAGAAAAAGTCCTTGCCGCAACACTCGTGTTAGCAGGACGTATTCATATTGTAGTAGAAACCGCCGGGGAAGAAACCGTCGCCGCCAATATCGGCAAAATGCTGAATAATACCAAAAGCTATAAAAATGAAGTGATGTTGCGCGGCAAAAAAATTGCCGACAGCATGTTACCCTTAGAATTAGGCGGCAGTCTGGTGACTTGGGCTTTACTGGGGCCATTACCTGCACTGGGCGTACTGTGGTCGGGTTTGGGCTATCGTATGATCATGTTTGGCCCTATTAGCGTACTGAATTATCTACAAGTTCTTTCGCGGCGTGGCATCTTGATCAAAGATGGACGAGTCTTTGAATCTCTGCGCCAAGTGGATACCATCGTGTTTGATAAGACTGGCACTTTAACCGAAGAACAACCTACCATTGGTGTTATTCATGTACTGGCAGATTATGATGAAAACCAAGTGTTACAGTTTGCTGCCAGTGCCGAACACCGCCAACCTCATCCGCTGGCACGCGCGATTATTCACAAGGCAAAAACGCAAGGTTTAACTTTAGAAGTGTCGGAACAGGCGAGTTATGAAGTGGGTTACGGCATTAAAGTACAATTGCAACAACATACTGTGCGCGTTGGCAGCGCACGTTTTATGCAACGCGAAGGTTTACCATTACCTTTAGAAATCAATAAATTACAGCAACAAGCAGAAGAACAAGGCCACTCATTAGTTTATGTTGCCGTTGACGAAGAAGTCGCTGGCGTACTCGAAATACAACCCAGTATCCGCCCCGAAGCCTTAGAATTAATGCAATACTTGAAACAACGCGGCATAACTACTTACATCATTTCTGGTGATCATGAACAACCAACCCGCAATATTGCGCAAAAACTCGGCGTAGATCACTACTTCGCTGAAACCTTGCCAGAAAACAAAGCCCAACGGGTTAAACAATTATGCGATGCGGGCAAATTCGTCTGTTTTATCGGCGATGGTATTAACGATGCGATTGCCTTGAAATCGGCACAAGTGTCTATTTCGCTCAAGGGTGCTTCTAGCGCAGCCACGGATACCGCACAAATCATTTTTATGGATGGCACGTTAGTACTGCTAAAACGTTTATTTGAGTTTAGTGATGAGTTTGAGGAGACCATGCAACGCAATGTTGCGATTAGTTTTGCGCCGGGCATCGTCAACATTGCCGGTATTTACCTATTACATTTTGGCCTCACAACCAGCATGATATTATTTTACGGCGGAACTGTAGTCGGTTTGGCTAACAGCTTGTTGCCATTAGCCAAACATCAAGATAATACAACACAAAACTTAAAACAATTACCGCCTTATCAAACATGATGGCAGAATATTTTACGTAAAACTCAAAAAAGCGGCTTCTAAATCCGCCGCGCCCGTTTGTTGTCGCAGATCATCGGGTGTGGCTTGTGCCAATAACTGCCCTTTATGTAAGACTAAAACCCGCTGTGCCATCGTGGCCTCATCGACCAAATGCGTTGCCCATAATACAGCAAGCCCACGTTGGGCGCACAATTCATGCACGCCGCGTAACAATTGTTGACGCGAAGCCGGGTCTAAACCAACCGTTGGCTCGTCCATCAGTAATAATGCGGGTTGATGCAGCAACGCTCTGGCTAATTCTACCCGTCGGCGATTCCCGCCGCTGAGTTCTTGAGTACGACGATGAGCCTCAGCCGATAATTGTAATGCGGATAATTCTTGTTCAATACGAGACTGACTTTCGCGCCCCATGCCGTGTAAGCGGGCATGAAAACGCAAATTCGCCACAACCGTCATACTTAAATCCAAAGTCGGTTGTTGAAACACCACCCCAATGCGCGCTAAAGCTGCCGTTGGCTGTTTATCCAAACGGTGTCCAACAATTTCAATCTGTCCCGCATCAGCGACAAATAAGCCTGTTAATAATTGAAATAACGTCGATTTTCCCGCGCCATTTAAACCCAATAAAACCACAAATTCTCCCGCATTTATCGTAAAACTCACTTGTTTTAA
The DNA window shown above is from Thioflexithrix psekupsensis and carries:
- a CDS encoding heavy metal translocating P-type ATPase, translated to MLIELFLLGGGATLWHKLKHKKNNKTDTQASTFNSKQLFLDLKSALVGTERQEQQKSIDPENPNLQGIDKAQQQRSGNNMLLSVGAVGLAALGMVSPAFYLLGSAAVIYLGRHVYQLVWQDIKRGHIISVYLVSSLLVLGMIATGQLLYSAIAAVLSGFMVRLIKNAENNSQQRLINVFSEHPTQVWIEKEGIEIEIEFADIQLGDIVIVQAGEIIPVDGEIRHGFASIDQHILTGESQPVERGIGEKVLAATLVLAGRIHIVVETAGEETVAANIGKMLNNTKSYKNEVMLRGKKIADSMLPLELGGSLVTWALLGPLPALGVLWSGLGYRMIMFGPISVLNYLQVLSRRGILIKDGRVFESLRQVDTIVFDKTGTLTEEQPTIGVIHVLADYDENQVLQFAASAEHRQPHPLARAIIHKAKTQGLTLEVSEQASYEVGYGIKVQLQQHTVRVGSARFMQREGLPLPLEINKLQQQAEEQGHSLVYVAVDEEVAGVLEIQPSIRPEALELMQYLKQRGITTYIISGDHEQPTRNIAQKLGVDHYFAETLPENKAQRVKQLCDAGKFVCFIGDGINDAIALKSAQVSISLKGASSAATDTAQIIFMDGTLVLLKRLFEFSDEFEETMQRNVAISFAPGIVNIAGIYLLHFGLTTSMILFYGGTVVGLANSLLPLAKHQDNTTQNLKQLPPYQT
- a CDS encoding ABC transporter ATP-binding protein, whose protein sequence is MSILQVTQLSKNYGNIKALKQVSFTINAGEFVVLLGLNGAGKSTLFQLLTGLFVADAGQIEIVGHRLDKQPTAALARIGVVFQQPTLDLSMTVVANLRFHARLHGMGRESQSRIEQELSALQLSAEAHRRTQELSGGNRRRVELARALLHQPALLLMDEPTVGLDPASRQQLLRGVHELCAQRGLAVLWATHLVDEATMAQRVLVLHKGQLLAQATPDDLRQQTGAADLEAAFLSFT